The Monomorium pharaonis isolate MP-MQ-018 chromosome 5, ASM1337386v2, whole genome shotgun sequence genome segment agattttcagtgactcataatgtattaacgatagaagaaattcgaagttctctatcatatacaaaagaaatcatttctagttaaccatactaacgatacttgacataacattgatctctaattacctataattaccgtagaagttgcatcgaataatttatcctgaagtcgttaaatcaaacgtaaatatttttctattgtgttattttacaaagagtgcatattagggatagtattttgtgcatttcgtaattttttaataagatggttacgaaaggagaatgtataaagaatcaatcgtgacaaatcttcgttaatttaatattccataaaaaacgatgagagaatttgatgcggcaaatgttatattatttgcaggttccatacgtttccatcgttttctctctttcgactttcttatttacaaaagtttattacgatttaaatttgtcctatttttattaataatttataatctcgtcatgtaattgcgagtgtgcgtagcagccatcggggggggggggtttgGAGGTTAGTTTACGTCCTAAGACGAAAACCAGACGTGCTCGACCTCCCACGGGGATATGTGGTCATATGACGTCGTAAggtgttataataatattgctcgCTCTCGAGACTCAGTTTTAAATTACTCTTCCTGTTTTCTTGACAAACTTGTATATCACGTACAATTTCTTCCAATTCTCTTTTCTAATAAGCTCTGTAATGCTCTCCACACCATCTATGTTACGACGATACAACTGGATGCCCATATCAATTCTATCCGCGTTATACCTGTGGCACTGCCATACCAGGTGATCGAAATCTTCTGACTCAGCTCCACATTCACATCTTGAATCcggtatataattttttcttgctaGTGAGgcatttaaattgtaatgatTAGCTCttaatctattaattaatgtaacaaaatatctttcagtGTTCATCGAACTAAACCATGgctttttactatttttgttatagtaattattatagtaaaacATTCCTTTATATCTAAATTCGTTCTTGATTTTTTCCTGAGTAAGGGACCATGATTCCTCTTTATAAAATCTTCGTAGATCACTTATCGGTATCTCTATTTCAGATGAGGCTGGCTCTTCCGCACCTTGTTTCGCCAACATATCCGCGAGTTCATTACCAGTCAGACCTCGATGCGATGGGATCCAAACGaatatcatcttttttttattgttagtcGATTTTTTGAATCTAGAGTGCagtcttttaatttctaatatatacttattctGATATACATCTAATCTATTGTTTTTAAGAGCTTGTAAGACCGATTTACAAtccgaaaaaattattacattatctcTATCTATACTTTTATTCATAGCTAATTCCATGGCAGTCTTAATAGCAAACGCTTCCGCAGAGAATATAGAGCATTGTTTCGGCAAACTTATATAATAGCCTATTTCATGTTCTTCAAAAACCAAACCGGCACCCACAGAAGTGCATTGTTCACCACTCGATCCAtccgtatatataattaatgagtttTCCGATAGTTCATATTTATGTTGAACctctctaattaaattaatatcttgataATTGTAGCTCTTAATATCGTTACTGTTACATGGAATCTTATTaggttttaatattttaattgtttcacCGATCTCCTCATCATAATCTATTCTATcagttatttgtttatatgaCATATTCCACAGTTCAAACGTATCTAGTGGTGAACCTACTTTCTTTCTATTTACCATAATATGATCCCATGCCTTTCCAATTACACTTCTACAAGTGGCCGGGTTTCTATAATTTGCATATAGCTCTCTCTCCCTCAGTAAACACAAACTATTCCTGATCGTGTTTTCTccatatttaaagattttaatacataaattttttgctaGCATAAGTGCTCTGTCtctaatatacataatttttgacTCTGccataataacattttttggaGTACTATTGCGATATCCTAATGCTGTTCTGATTCCAAGGAATTGTCctctttctaattttagttgtaaattataattattagggGCATAAACAAAAGAGCCATAATCCATAATAGATCTTACTAagcttttatataacataagtGACGTATTGACTTCTATACCTCTCGATACACCGCCAAGATATCGCAATAAAGAATTAGCTTTATTTACCTTACCTCTAATTTCTGTTATATGTTTACTGAAGGAGAGATGGTTATCAAACCACACACCTAAAAACTTTGCCGAACGTTGATTCATAATCTTAGTACCCTTAATCTTAATGTATTGATTTCTATCAAATCCAGTCTTCGAAAACTCTactaaattagttttttttggTTCTAGTGATAAGCCTAACATTTCAAGGTTTTTCCTAACTTTGTCAATCGCAActtctaataaaattctattatttattcttgaaTTACTACTAATATATATCGCGATGTCATCCGCAAACTGTAACACATTAATATCATTCGTTACACCCTTTGTGATTTCGTTGGTATATAGTGCATATAAGACAGGACTAAGAACGGCTCCCTGTGGAAGTCTTCTGCCGACATATTTCTTAACGTATTTTTGGCTACTCACAACAAACTCTGTTTCGCGCGGTACAAGCCACTTTAGTAGAAACAACATAATACCTGGCGgacatctaatattttttagcttCTGTAAGAGGATATCCAAATCCACATTGTCATATGCCGATGCAATGTCCAAAAACCAGCAAGGGAGTAATTACCAACTAGCATGGAACTCTTAACatctgcaaataatttgactaaattctCCGCGCAAGATCTGCCTCTTCTGAAACCATTTTGTGTATGTGATAATATCTTCTCCTTTTCCAACCACCAGATAAGCCGCTCATTTACAAGGCGTTCCATAATTTTCCCAACACAAGAAGATAGGGCGATAGGACGGACCTTTTCTTTTCCGACTTTATCTATAAAgattacttgaaattttttccagTCATCTGGAATAAATCCAGTCTTccaaatacaattatatatgtctaacaaagtattttgagCAATTTTAGGTAAgtgtttaatcattaaataatctaCGTGATCTAAACCTGGAGCCGAATCTCTTCTAACCATATTCAAAGCTCTAATTAATTCATTCATTTCACATTCTTGATCTAGCTCGTAATACGTTGATGCGTTGATTATAAATTTCGATACCGTCCTATCTCCCATCACCCATGCCGGGGACAAAGCCTCAATAGTGTTACATACTTCCGTTTCTCTATCTTTTATTTGCCATATATTCCAATTAATCCGTTTCTTAACATTCTTAAAGGTTCTCATGACATTCCACACATATGTAAAACTTGTAAATCTATTTATACTAGAACAAAATCTAACGAAAcattcattctttttttgatTGACAGTTTTCCTGGCTAAAGCTCtgtattttttgtagattATAAAATCTTGTTTGTCTTTTGTGTGTCTCcatctattaaattttgttttcctgATATCAAACATATCCTGACACTCTTTATCCCACCATCTAACTTGCTGtttatacttcttttttttttaactgcgTTGTATACTATTGCCTTTATGATTAGCGTTCTTTTTGTTATTACCATCTATTGTATTATTTCCCTTTTTCCCTGATGCGATATTAACTGATTCTATCATAACCCtaataactttattgtaaaaattaaaaaattctgtcgGGTCGGTCTGgcattgattaaattttttttcaatgggccatttatcttcaattatttttgagTACCGAGTCCAATCTGTAAGTTTTTTTGATATTCTATTAGAAAGTTTATTGTATgggataaatattaaatctattacCAATCTAATGGGAAAGTGATCCGATTCCCAAGTAtcgtttatttgtttataatctataaaatctgataaattgttatttgtaaAGATTAAATCCAAATTTGATGGAGACTCGTTGTTATAGTTAAGTCTAGACATTGTATTCATATTGAGGCATATATAACCCTTATTAAgcattgataaatataatctttctcCATTATAATCTGTGTTTCTGCAATTCCATATACTATGGTGAGCGTTAAAGTCGCCCATAACTATTGAATCCTGATCATTCCCATCAAACTTCAACAAATCCTGCCATGTTGTCATACCTTCAACAGAACCAGGTTTTCTATAGATAactataatattcaaattaattgataaattttttgtcctAATAcctattatatcaaaatttttcgatCTAACATTccaatctttaataatatcaaattcaatgcaattttttaccaAAAGGGCCACCCCACCACTATTATTTCGATTATCagattttatagttttatatcctgtaaaatacaaagtttgtttaaaattagtttttgtttCCGTAAGAGCAGCTATATCGAAATCTAAAATGTTATTGCTAATTTCCGCTTTTTTAGCTTTTATCCCCCTAGCATTCCACAAAACTAGCTTAGCtaattaattaacgtaatTGGGTATTATTATCATTCTCTCTACTTGACCAACT includes the following:
- the LOC118645672 gene encoding uncharacterized protein LOC118645672; translated protein: MLFLLKWLVPRETEFVVSSQKYVKKYVGRRLPQGAVLSPVLYALYTNEITKGVTNDINVLQFADDIAIYISSNSRINNRILLEVAIDKVRKNLEMLGLSLEPKKTNLVEFSKTGFDRNQYIKIKGTKIMNQRSAKFLGVWFDNHLSFSKHITEIRGKVNKANSLLRYLGGVSRGIEVNTSLMLYKSLVRSIMDYGSFVYAPNNYNLQLKLERGQFLGIRTALGYRNSTPKNVIMAESKIMYIRDRALMLAKNLCIKIFKYGENTIRNSLCLLRERELYANYRNPATCRSVIGKAWDHIMVNRKKVGSPLDTFELWNMSYKQITDRIDYDEEIGETIKILKPNKIPCNSNDIKSYNYQDINLIREVQHKYELSENSLIIYTDGSSGEQCTSVGAGLVFEEHEIGYYISLPKQCSIFSAEAFAIKTAMELAMNKSIDRDNVIIFSDCKSVLQALKNNRLDVYQNKYILEIKRLHSRFKKSTNNKKKMIFVWIPSHRGLTGNELADMLAKQGAEEPASSEIEIPISDLRRFYKEESWSLTQEKIKNEFRYKGMFYYNNYYNKNSKKPWFSSMNTERYFVTLINRLRANHYNLNASLARKNYIPDSRCECGAESEDFDHLVWQCHRYNADRIDMGIQLYRRNIDGVESITELIRKENWKKLYVIYKFVKKTGRVI